A genomic segment from Aspergillus puulaauensis MK2 DNA, chromosome 1, nearly complete sequence encodes:
- a CDS encoding uncharacterized protein (COG:M;~EggNog:ENOG410PVS3;~InterPro:IPR002110,IPR043145,IPR020683,IPR029058, IPR036770,IPR000433;~PFAM:PF13857,PF12796,PF00569,PF13637,PF13606, PF00023;~go_function: GO:0005515 - protein binding [Evidence IEA];~go_function: GO:0008270 - zinc ion binding [Evidence IEA]), whose amino-acid sequence MSELEQPAAPIDEDKLPIQTEYHAQPVRDVPESDPKLDIRDDETSGLITLQRGTSNTYVVLVQGIANLEWKSQKRWETWMPWLDGMGLKDDHTVKAYHYDIASQDPAIFSITGIEKEAGKLLEGLTSNEEQEPTRRYIFVALDIGGILIKKTLISASLEPTKYGDLDYRTSGLVFVSCPHRTSTIEEAEDYIGTLVSLNSHFPSNSMRKIRELAQAVQAINRDFLETKYLIRAVICNIVSPRIRNIVTEDKTDNKSEADSDSDSDSDEESTVEEQSVPDATPEDTPASLLGSSCSWFAIPFELVLPTQISYLEVTTASIRSDAEILSPEHSGRLKLALDAARNAEMDMAMHCVALSRAPPLYPPERLLCETPLGDCPEALLTSDPYRQWLDQRGTCVLHLHGTSDVSAMTQQLAGRLNSWKNGEDSAVFFEFSRRDIRFRSIKACLSSMLAILCSRFCHLYPKYICDLIEGAYCKHDAILDNLYAALMSIRIQDNGRGLTFIVNRLEECDESREWLVKRLSMQRNHHHRYRFAWIISSQGSDAIKSDLSGWPAIDIDGHSLTRDMHLQDQLPLPPYLACRFWPFSEGELAILASLQSEAVHDSVADTADGKSHAVMARSCLRYLRDPAVQAQMQALCNNAALTRPPLYTDHQKLISYATSYWPLHYQLSGDDRPFQSAVDFFADPPSRNTWSNAQYLLCNPGSWLERCYLSPLPLMAMHGLDDLVSEWLGREEDCKLLQLDGALAVREAVRRGHVSTARLLLAAVDLNEFALADALTAAASFGEGGMIHELAEKASTIDGFQWPRLLLMRLAFLGLHSTARLLLDSGEQVDPPDQAHGSASLHSAAFWAHEMTLQVLLAAKPDLNYSNENGVTALHFAALLGSADSIRLLLEAGAAIEAQTDYSMTPLQVALHAGNIGAFEILLEAGADPNQGKHGRWDVKEEMKPLFYCAYNGLVEETKLLLAYKADINVKYWDGKLSAAYFAVDRGHVEVAELLLQSGADANENPPRWDLILLAAASDSDETRSLAMVRLLLDHGARIEDEDNSSSWRSTALSRASGTENTEVVKLLLDEGADVNHRGKGSDTPLYSACYTCQLANVRLLITSGANVNEEPEDPDEWSPIHACYDSAEIVKTLLDNGADPSRLAGRESCLHLAVRNHQADTVRVLLAHRPKIDLELTVESPAYDEDDNYTALCVACHSVKSAKIVRKLLDAGANANHQTKLGKRPLDICVQAGSTAVARALLEYRVPVDSVDNDGNTPLHHVSSSTERGLIELLVRAGLDPWELNDKGITPFRRAVEVGNYAVVKYLLSRDSIHNRFLDGSPSLVRSACQNGDLQTLKALVSAGADLRSIDSMPGATGLLVTAIDKWKRPNQELVEYLVTTGGVNINGPGLFGYPLIAACVRSHEEQVQYLLNHGADVNLQDSTGRTALHVASVRGVLTVVEALLSAAGEHSTASATPKDRMGRTAVHFAAASGNWDVFQRVSSLYDAKELTEPDYDGWTPLFWALRNQKSSADIVQHLIEHGADPWARDQDGNGSWSPVKLAKYIGAPEDVQVALRDSSPRRDKNSSEEFSHDSQPAQYQSGWVCDSCRLGIFGIRYACQTCEGYDLCFRCYMSRERFHSDHAQDRWVEKGSEFEDDTPSSDKGDDESIASSNELSLVSSGSEMDSSDTGSS is encoded by the exons ATGtcagagctggagcagcCTGCCGCCCCCATAGATGAAGACAAGCTACCAATACAAACGGAATACCACGCTCAACCTGTCCGAGATGTACCAGAGTCTGATCCCAAGCTGGATATCCGGGATGACGAGACATCCGGGCTCATTACGCTGCAACGCGGCACATCGAACAC ATACGTCGTTCTCGTGCAAGGGATTGCGAACCTGGAATGGAAATCCCAGAAGCGATGGGAGACTTGGATGCCCTGGTTGGACGGCATGGGGTTGAAAGACGACCATACGGTCAAGGCCTATCACTATGACATCGCCAGTCAGGATCCTGCGATTTTCAGCATCACTGGGATTGAAAAGGAGGCTGGAAAACTACTCGAAGGCCTCACAAGTaatgaagagcaagaacccACCAGGCGATATATATTTGTGGCTCTGGACATTGGAGGAATCCTAATCAAGAAG ACCCTCATCTCTGCCAGCCTGGAGCCGACCAAGTACGGTGATCTGGACTATCGCACATCCGGTCTG GTCTTCGTTAGCTGTCCACACCGGACTTCTACGAtcgaggaagcagaggactATATCGGAACTCTCGTCTCACTGAACTCGCACTTTCCCTCCAATTCTATGCGAAAGATCAGGGAGTTGGCACAGGCAGTCCAGGCTATCAACAGGGATTTCCTTGAAACAAAGTATCTGATCCGGGCAGTGATTTGCAATATCGTGTCTCCCAGGATCAGAAACATTGTGACGGAAGATAAGACTGACAATAAAAGCGAAGCCGATAGCGACAGTGATAGTGATAGTGATGAAGAATCAACCGTGGAGGAGCAATCA GTTCCAGACGCTACACCGGAAGATACCCCAGCAAGCCTCCTAGGGAGCAGCTGCTCGTGGTTCGCAATTCCATTTGAGCTCGTCCTTCCCACCCAGATATCATACCTAGAGGTGACTACAGCCTCGATCCGCTCAGATGCAGAAATACTATCGCCAGAGCATTCCGGCAGACTCAAGCTCGCTCTCGACGCAGCCCGGAATGCCGAAATGGACATGGCCATGCACTGCGTTGCTCTATCTCGCGCGCCGCCTCTCTACCCACCTGAGCGCCTGTTATGCGAGACGCCACTAGGAGACTGTCCAGAGGCCCTTCTTACGTCCGATCCGTATAGGCAGTGGTTGGACCAGCGTGGAACCTGCGTTCTACACTTACATGGGACGTCTGACGTCTCTGCCATGACACAGCAGCTCGCTGGGCGTCTCAACAGCTGGAAAAATGGAGAAGACAGTGCCGTCTTTTTCGAATTCAGTCGTCGCGATATCCGATTCAGGAGCATAAAGGCCTGTCTCTCGTCCATGCTTGCTATCTTGTGCAGTCGCTTTTGCCACCTTTATCCGAAATATATCTGTGACCTTATCGAGGGCGCGTACTGCAAGCACGATGCGATCCTGGACAACCTTTACGCCGCCCTCATGAGCATCCGAATTCAGGATAATGGTCGCGGTTTGACATTTATTGTCAATCGCCTGGAAGAGTGCGATGAATCACGGGAATGGCTGGTGAAAAGGCTATCAATGCAGaggaatcatcatcatcgataTCGCTTTGCCTGGATTATCAGTAGCCAGGGGAGTGACGCTATCAAGTCGGATTTATCTGGATGGCCGGCCATTGACATCGACGGGCATAGTCTGACAAGAGACATGCACCTGCAGGATCAATTACCGCTGCCCCCCTACCTGGCCTGCAGGTTTTGGCCTTTCAGTGAGGGAGAGTTGGCCATTCTGGCCTCGCTGCAAAGTGAAGCTGTGCATGATTCGGTAGCAGATACAGCGGACGGTAAATCCCATGCCGTCATGGCACGCAGCTGTCTGAGGTATCTAAGAGACCCAGCAGTGCAGGCCCAGATGCAGGCCCTCTGCAACAACGcagccctaacccggccGCCGCTGTATACAGACCACCAGAAGCTGATTTCATATGCCACCTCGTACTGGCCACTCCATTATCAGCTTTCCGGCGACGACCGCCCATTTCAGAGCGCTGTTGACTTTTTTGCTGATCCCCCATCGCGAAATACCTGGTCTAATGCTCAATACCTACTTTGTAACCCAGGGTCCTGGTTAGAGCGGTGCTATTTGTCTCCGCTGCCTCTCATGGCAATGCACGGATTGGATGACCTGGTTTCCGAGTGGCTGGGTCGGGAGGAAGACTGCAAGCTTTTACAACTCGACGGCGCGCTCGCCGTGCGTGAGGCGGTGCGCCGGGGCCATGTCTCTACCGCTAGGTTGTTATTAGCAGCCGTAGACTTGAACGAGTTCGCGCTTGCCGATGCCCTCACCGCAGCAGCGTCCtttggagaaggtggaatGATCCACGAGCTCGCAGAGAAGGCATCCACCATCGACGGATTCCAATGGCCCAGATTGCTGCTCATGCGCCTGGCCTTTCTGGGCTTACATAGCACGGCGAGACTCCTCCTCGACTCGGGGGAACAGGTAGATCCTCCAGATCAGGCCCATGGCTCGGCTTCATTACACAGTGCCGCTTTCTGGGCTCATGAAATGACCCTCCAGGTACTGCTAGCAGCGAAGCCAGATCTGAACTACAGCAATGAGAATGGGGTCACTGCTCTGCATTTCGCGGCCCTCTTGGGAAGCGCCGACAGCATACGTCTTCTTCTcgaggctggtgctgctatCGAAGCCCAAACAGACTACAGCATGACGCCACTCCAAGTAGCTCTGCATGCCGGGAATATTGGCGCGTTTGAGATATTACTCGAGGCTGGAGCGGACCCTAACCAAGGTAAACATGGTAGATGGGACGTaaaggaggagatgaagccTCTGTTTTACTGTGCTTACAATGGACTTGTCGAAGAGACAAAACTTCTATTAGCTTACAAGGCCGACATTAACGTCAAGTACTGGGATGGGAAACTGTCTGCGGCATACTTTGCGGTTGACCGTGGCCACGTAGAGGTGGCGGAGCTGCTGCTTCAGAGCGGAGCGGATGCCAATGAGAACCCTCCACGCTGGGATTTGATTCTGTTGGCAGCAGCTTCTGATTCAGATGAGACAAGAAGTCTGGCGATGGTCAGGCTTCTTCTGGATCACGGCGCGCGcatcgaggacgaggacaatAGTAGCTCGTGGAGAAGCACTGCTCTGTCTCGAGCATCCGGAACAGAGAACACTGAGGTTGtcaagctgctgctggatgaagGGGCCGATGTTAACCACCGTGGGAAAGGCTCTGACACCCCTCTATACTCGGCGTGTTACACCTGCCAGCTAGCAAATGTGAGGCTGCTCATCACCTCCGGGGCAAATGTCAACGAGGAGCCCGAAGATCCGGATGAGTGGAGTCCTATCCACGCATGCTACGATAGTGCAGAGATTGTGAAGACCTTGCTCGACAACGGGGCAGATCCCAGCAGACTCGCAGGTCGCGAAAGCTGTCTACATCTGGCCGTGAGGAATCATCAAGCGGACACCGTGCGGGTCCTGCTGGCGCATCGTCCAAAGATAGATCTCGAGTTGACCGTAGAATCCCCTGCTTatgacgaagatgataaCTACACGGCCTTGTGCGTTGCCTGTCATAGTGTAAAAAGCGCCAAAATTGTCCGGAAACTGCTGGACGCTGGCGCAAATGCTAACCATCAAACCAAGCTCGGAAAACGGCCGTTAGACATCTGCGTCCAGGCAGGCTCAACGGCCGTGGCCAGGGCGCTATTGGAATACCGAGTCCCTGTCGACTCCGTTGATAACGACGGGAATACACCGCTACATCATGTATCTTCATCCACAGAACGCGGTCtcatcgagctcctcgtGCGTGCTGGTCTTGATCCCTGGGAACTCAACGACAAGGGAATCACACCATTTCGCAGGGCCGTCGAGGTAGGCAACTATGCTGTGGTCAAGTACCTGCTTTCCAGAGATTCTATTCACAATCGGTTTCTTGATGGATCCCCGAGTCTCGTTCGATCCGCCTGTCAGAATGGCGACCTGCAGACCCTAAAAGCCCTGGTGAGCGCCGGTGCAGATCTCAGAAGCATTGACTCCATGCCTGGCGCCACTGGCCTTCTTGTAACGGCAATAGACAAATGGAAACGCCCTAATCAGGAGCTCGTTGAATATCTTGTCACGACAGGCGGCGTCAATATCAACGGTCCCGGGCTATTTGGTTATCCCCTGATAGCCGCCTGTGTCCGCAGCCATGAGGAACAGGTACAATACCTATTGAACCATGGGGCGGACGTGAATCTTCAAGACTCAACCGGCAGGACGGCCCTGCATGTGGCGTCGGTGCGCGGTGTACTAACGGTAGTAGAAGCCCTACTCTCCGCCGCTGGAGAACATTCTACCGCGAGTGCAACGCCAAAGGACAGAATGGGCAGGACTGCCGTGCACTTCGCCGCTGCCAGTGGTAACTGGGACGTATTTCAGCGCGTCAGCAGTCTTTACGATGCGAAAGAACTCACAGAGCCGGACTATGATGGCTGGACACCGCTGTTCTGGGCCTTGCGCAATCAGAAGTCCAGCGCTGATATAGTCCAGCATCTCATCGAGCATGGAGCTGACCCCTGGGCCCGGGATCAAGACGGTAATGGTAGCTGGTCGCCAGTCAAACTTGCTAAGTACATTGGTGCGCCTGAGGACGTCCAGGTAGCTCTTCGAGATAGCTCTCCGAGAAGAGATAAGAACAGCTCCGAGGAGTTCTCCCATGATTCCCAACCGGCACAATACCAAAGTGGATGGGTGTGTGATAGCTGCAGATTG GGCATATTTGGAATCAGGTATGCGTGTCAAACGTGCGAGGGCTATGACCTCTGCTTTCGCTGCTATATGTCGCGCGAACGATTCCACTCCGACCATGCACAAGATCGCTGGGTTGAGAAAGGGTCTGAATTCGAGGACGATACACCCTCATCGGACAAAGGGGATGACGAAAGCATCGCCAGTAGTAATGAGCTTTCGCTGGTCTCGTCAGGCAGTGAGATGGATTCGTCTGATACAGGTTCGAGCTAG
- a CDS encoding uncharacterized protein (COG:S;~EggNog:ENOG410Q1NW;~InterPro:IPR001810,IPR036047;~go_function: GO:0005515 - protein binding [Evidence IEA]), producing MVQPSSVVVSPAEDFTRCILCGCPTDTAFPVWLDVVRVRKPSPTPSMDRLLMQTVYARRGKVKLSDIFTKHHSSTLNVRPDRSIDWRQTDTNQPSRDDKSPRYPGGSYFILHEQCWQYAWGYFSQISVETLYDVLRSVPPPREPSYADPNDYYPCLPPSLSEIVKYARPMPMPSATVTARKDMDIDHDPFRRLPIELRSNIAIQLDTGTFFNLRYASRAMSVLFHDNGFWRSRMGWDDETRQVDWRQLYHATSDIGAKLDTTMRVREVVHWIEDMINADKGLNAPPLGFYGRASQSYHNDIWYTLSTAGKGKRIESADILVSVDTVGISMVSGSKVYEQESSSSWPGPHTEAATEIVALEFINKSGRSVVLGKKIRQATQLSSKELVAEVSKYERDKRYHRQSRCPYDGRGVHVRCDARFFRGFRMRYTSDGIHSVGVIQETARNATVATPLLHGYTARHALEYDMALDYVDTIVATFDGGKLVDLGLRGSGWRVPLDGRAPSVDGWDVDVLRYGTKIKNRTV from the exons ATGGTCCAACCGTCTAGCGTGGTAGTATCACCAGCCGAAGACTTTACAAGGTGTATCCTTTGCGGATGTCCAACAGACACAGCATTCCCCGTCTGGCTGGACGTCGTGCGAGTCCGTAAGCCTTCCCCCACCCCTTCGATGGACCGCCTACTTATGCAGACAGTGTATGCCCGGCGCGGAAAAGTCAAGCTATCAGACATATTCACAAAGCATCACAGCTCCACGTTGAACGTGCGGCCAGACCGGTCCATTGACTGGAGGCAGACGGATACCAACCAGCCGTCGCGAGATGATAAAAGTCCTCGGTATCCAGGTGGATCGTACTTTATTCTGCATGAGCAGTGCTGGCAGTACGCCTGGGGATACTTTAGCCAGATCAGCGTGGAAACACTCTACGATGTGCTGAGAAGCGTTCCGCCGCCGAGAG AGCCTTCCTACGCAGACCCAAATGACTACTatccttgtcttcctccttctctgtcAGAGATCGTCAAGTACGCAAGACCCATGCCCATGCCCTCCGCAACCGTCACGGCCAGGAAAGATATGGATATAGATCATGATCCCTTCCGACGCCTCCCGATCGAGCTCCGCTCAAACATCGCGATCCAGCTGGACACGGGCACCTTTTTCAATCTCCGCTACGCGTCTCGCGCGATGTCCGTTCTTTTCCACGATAACGGTTTCTGGAGGTCGCG AATGGGATGGGATGATGAGACACGACAGGTCGACTGGCGACAGCTGTACCATGCCACCTCAGATATCGGGGCCAAGCTGGACACAACAATGAGAGTCCGGGAAGTAGTGCATTGGATCGAGGATATGATCAATGCAGACAAAGGGCTAAATGCACCGCCGCTGGGGTTCTATGGGAGGGCATCGCAAAGTTACCACAACGACATCTGGTACACATTGTCGACAGCCGGAAAAGGGAAACGCATCGAGTCTGCCGACATACTCGTTTCCGTGGATACTGTCGGGATCTCCATGGTTTCGGGGTCGAAAGTATACGAACAGgaatcgtcatcatcatggcCGGGGCCGCACACAGAGGCCGCCACCGAGATCGTTGCCTTGGAGTTTATCAATAAAAGCGGGCGCAGCGTGGTCCTTGGGAAAAAGATCCGCCAGGCAACGCAGCTATCTTCTAAAGAGCTGGTCGCCGAGGTATCAAAGTATGAACGGGATAAGCGGTATCATCGGCAGTCTAGATGCCCGTATGATGGGCGAGGCGTCCACGTGCGGTGCGATGCGAGATTCTTCCGGGGATTCCGCATGAGATATACCTCAGATGGGATCCATTCTGTAGGTGTAATCCAGGAAACGGCAAGGAATGCCACGGTTGCAACGCCCCTGCTCCATGGGTATACTGCTCGCCATGCCCTCGAGTATGACATGGCTTTGGACTACGTGGATACTATCGTTGCTACGTTTGAC GGCGGCAAGCTGGTGGACTTAGGGTTAAGGGGATCTGGTTGGCGAGTACCCCTGGATGGCCGTGCACCAAGTGTTGATGGgtgggatgtggatgttctACGATATGGCAcgaaaataaagaatagaACTGTATGA
- a CDS encoding uncharacterized protein (COG:S;~EggNog:ENOG410PWP0;~SECRETED:SignalP(1-22)) produces the protein MYHHIWRPLFVLVAGMFPAATAQICNSPNGSYFFIENQPQLDSLAGACTTLNASVNILPPYDGPFYLPNIRNISGTIEYQKMYDASRSVPMPTSIDLPDLEFCKSVYLGSLPSLRNVSMPKLRTVDWGLYVDNAPEIDFRAVQTAEYASFTGGDLSRFVFSCSFLAFIE, from the exons ATGTATCACCACATTTGGAGACCGCTGTTCGTGCTGGTAGCTGGGATGTTCCCAGCTG CCACTGCGCAAATATGCAACTCACCCAACGGCTCCTACTTCTTCATCGAGAACCAGCCTCAGCTGGACTCGCTCGCAGGCGCATGCACCACCCTCAACGCATCAGTCAACATACTACCCCCCTACGACGGGCCCTTCTACCTCCCCAACATCCGCAACATCAGCGGCACGATTGAATACCAAAAAATGTACGATGCTTCACGGTCCGTGCCGATGCCAACATCCATCGACCTCCCGGACTTGGAGTTCTGCAAATCCGTATATCTCGGCTCCCTGCCCTCGCTGCGCAATGTGTCCATGCCGAAATTGAGGACGGTGGATTGGGGCTTGTACGTGGACAATGCGCCCGAGATCGATTTTCGGGCTGTGCAGACGGCCGAGTATGCGTCGTTTACTGGGGGGGATTTGTCGAGGTTCGTCTTCTCTTGCAGCTTCTTGGCTTTCATCGAGTAA
- a CDS encoding uncharacterized protein (COG:S;~EggNog:ENOG410PQ8F), whose amino-acid sequence MSLGESTEDPLEAFVISLAPDDGEGGFHFDARNNPARPFQRETVHDDRRGVAVKCSLLDVAHGKYLPESQDSDASLVVFGFRFDRGANGGGHIKAATITVTFLGEYDDDDHPGVMGLSFNGTYSVLETTQTETVTRGVGASVSGSVLNAAQITLDRKYEEVVTRQTSDATYISGSSCRIGVDYDPDNAVQWKLRENETMGTGVPGYLRVGVLLQRPMQAKFRCTVEIKSDVDVKSKIKRLFGGKPKDDPVLFDPGMKATNRLREYNVLNLGGGGDLAQVDDVTFTTVISGAIKHVDANKS is encoded by the coding sequence ATGTCACTCGGCGAAAGCACTGAAGATCCTCTAGAAGCCTTCGTCATATCGCTCGCTCCAGAcgatggcgaaggaggcTTCCACTTCGACGCCCGCAACAACCCAGCCCGCCCCTTCCAGCGGGAGACCGTCCACGACGACCGGCGAGGGGTGGCAGTCAAATGCTCACTCCTGGACGTCGCGCACGGAAAATACCTACCAGAGAGCCAAGACTCCGACGCCAGCCTGGTGGTGTTTGGGTTCCGGTTCGACCGCGGCGCCAACGGCGGCGGGCACATCAAGGCGGCTACGATCACGGTTACCTTCTTGGGGGAgtacgatgacgatgatcaCCCCGGGGTTATGGGGCTATCATTTAATGGGACCTATAGTGTGCTTGAGACGACACAGACTGAGACCGTTACGCGGGGGGTGGGTGCGAGTGTCTCTGGGAGCGTGCTGAACGCGGCTCAAATCACCTTGGATAGGAAATATGAGGAGGTGGTGACGCGCCAGACCTCGGATGCCACGTACATTAGCGGGTCGTCGTGCAGGATCGGAGTTGATTATGATCCGGACAATGCAGTGCAGTGGAAGCTGAGGGAGAATGAGACGATGGGGACGGGGGTGCCGGGATATCTGCGGGTGGGTGTGCTGCTGCAACGGCCAATGCAGGCAAAGTTCCGGTGCACCGTTGAGATCAAGAGTGATGTGGACGTAAAGTCGAAGATCAAGAGGCTGTTTGGAGGGAAGCCCAAAGATGATCCGGTGCTTTTCGATCCAGGGATGAAGGCCACGAACAGGCTGAGGGAGTACAATGTGCTGAACCtggggggtggtggtgatctGGCACAGGTGGACGATGTCACCTTTACCACGGTCATCTCTGGGGCTATCAAACATGTAGACGCCAATAAGAGCTAG
- a CDS encoding uncharacterized protein (COG:S;~EggNog:ENOG410PWP0;~TransMembrane:1 (o172-193i)) — MPQFTEVTGNGGEYYGFWLDTQGGPTINLTFPQLRGVYSFMGLTGEIGNLSMPNFKNTTQSRLTLNASASALDINLPIEYADEIQLYGNISRYSINSIHCLVQLNQHDYHSVQLPNLKHIDSLGINSKLDMNCDSTLDAISTALNRTIGPGDALSCTSTHKPTGGLSSGAKIAIGVVVGVVGLGAILGGLFLLRKRRAKK; from the exons ATGCCACAATTCACCGAAGTGACTGGGAACGGCGGCGAATACTATGGGTTCTGGCTTGACACCCAAGGAGGCCCGACTATCAACCTGACATTCCCTCAACTTCGAGGCGTGTACTCCTTCATGGGCCTGACTGGTGAGATTGGAAA TCTCTCAATGCCGAACTTCAAAAACACCACTCAATCGAGATTGACACTCAACGCCTCCGCCTCTGCGCTCGATATCAACCTCCCTATCGAGTACGCTGATGAGATCCAGTTATACGGGAACATCTCGAGGTATTctatcaactccatccattgTCTCGTCCAACTGAACCAACATGACTATCATAGTGTCCAACTCCCCAACCTCAAACACATCGACAGCCTCGGGATAAACTCCAAGCTCGATATGAACTGCGACTCCACCCTAGACGCCATCTCAACGGCACTAAATAGGACTATCGGGCCCGGAGACGCGCTATCCTGCACATCGACGCACAAGCCAACCGGCGGGCTCAGCAGCGGCGCCAAAATCGCGATTGGCGTcgtggttggtgttgttggactAGGTGCTATACTTGGAGGGCTGTTTctgttgaggaagaggagagctAAGAAGTAG